The Leisingera daeponensis DSM 23529 genome includes the window GGGGCCTTCTTCGTGTCCGGGCCTTGCGCACCCGCCGCAAGCCGCAAAAGCCCGGCCAGATCCCCCTCCAGCGTCAGATCCAGGCCAGAGCCCTCCGCCGCGGGCGTCAGCACGATCCGCTCCACCAGAGACCGCAGCGCCTCCTTGGCCTCTTCCATGCCTGCGGCGGAACCAAGGCCCTTGATCAGCCGCCTGACCCGCTCCCGGTAGGCTTCGGCCATTGACGGGTGAAACACCACCGTGTCCGGGGCAGGGGTCTGCTCCAGCTCCCGTTCCAGTTGCTGGCGGCGCGCGTCGAGCTCGATCATCCGGTCCTTCACCTGGTCTGCGGGAATGCCCGCAATGATCGCATCCACCAGCTTCTGGTGGTCGCGCTTGGCACGGGCGAGCGCCTGTTCCTTTTCCTTGCGGTTCCCGGCGGCTGCCGCCTTCAGCCGGTTGCGTTCGGCAGTGTATTCTTCGCAGAAGACCTGCACCGCGTCCGGATCCATCAGGTGGTTCGCCAGTGCATACAGCACCCGGGCTTCCAGGTCGGCCTGTTTGATCGTGCGCTTGTTGCTGCAGACCGCGGTGCCCTTGTTCCTTGCCGGGGAGCAGCCGAAGCTGTCCTTCGAAATCTTGGCAAAGCCGCCGCCGCAGCAGCCGCAGGCCATCAATCCGGAAAACAAGGTCTTGGGGCGGCGCCGGTCCCAGACCGGCACATTGGTGCCCGTGGTCTTCAGTTCGCCCTGGCGGGCCCGGACCGCATCCCAGAGATCCTGTTCGACGATCCGCAACTGCGGAACGTTGGTGACCGTCCACTCGCTTTCCGGGTTCAGCCGCGAGATGCGCTTGCCCGTTTGCGGATCCTTCACGTAGCGCAGCCGGTTCCAGACCTGCCGGCCGATGTAGAGCTCATTGTTCAGGATGCCGGTGCCGCGCTGGCGGTTGCCGTGAATGGTGGAGGCACCCCAGTGGCGGCCGGACGGGGCAGGCACGCGCTCCTTGTTGAGCGCTTCGGCGATCTTCTTCGGCGACAGGCCGCTGGCATAATCCTGGAAGATCCTGCGCACGATCTTGGCCTCTTCAGGATTGATCTCGCGCTCGCCGCGGATCACCTCGCCGCAGGACGTGAGTTGAGGCTTCATGCGGTAGCCGTAAGCTTTGCCGCCCGCGGATTTGCCCTCCAAAGCGCGCCCCTTGAGGCCGCGGTGGGTCTTCATCGCGATGTCCTTGAGCTGGAGCGCATTCATCGTGCCCTTCAGCCCGATATGGATCTCCGAAATCAGCCCGTCCGCCACGGTCTCGATCGGGAGGCCGTTGAAGCAAAATTCCTGGTAGATGTGAGCAATGTCGGCCTGGTTGCGGCTTAGACGGTCGAGGGCTTCCGAGATAACCACATCGAAGGTGCCGCCGCGCGCATCGCGGAGCAGGGCCTGCATGCCGCTGCGCATAAGGCTGGCGCCGGAGATGGCGCGGTCGGAATAGGTGGCCACGACCTCCAGCCCCTGGGCCTTGGCGTAATCGGTGCAGTCTCGGATCTGGTCCTCGACAGAGGCGTCGCGTTGCAGGTCTGTCGAGTAGCGGGCGTAGATGGCTGCTCTGAGCCTGGGCTGGGACATGGCGGTGTTCTCCGGTGGTTTGATGTTAACCGGGAGAATTGCCGTCCCGGTGGTCGGTGCGGGCTGCCTCGCGGGCGAGGGCGCGCAGGAGTTCGTGAAGTGACGCGCGGGTGCTGGCGTCCTGCCGGTAGGAGCCGTTTTGCGGGCGGCCGGGTGTTTCCGGCGCCTGCTGGCATTCGGCATGTCTCTTCCGGTCCCGTGCCATTGGCCGAGGTCTCCTGTCTCCGGTGGGCGGTGGCCGCCCGCGTGTGCTGATGGAGACAGTTTACTGCGCCGGATTGGGTTGGAGCGACCCAGGTTGTAACCCTGCGGAGACGGAAATTGTGGATAAGGGCCTCGAATTACGGAACTTTCCCTCTGCAGAGGGGGCTGGGGAGGGATTCGGGCATAGACCGCCCGGGCGGGGCTTTGCGGCAAAGTATTTCCAGGAGGGAATAGTCCGGATTTTGGAGCAACCGGAGCCTGCACCGCTGGAGATTGCACATAAGAATTGTGCAAACCTCGCGGCGGCGCGGCTTGGTTGGCGAACGCATCTACTGGTCCAGGACCTGCTCTGGACCATTTTTGCGTGGCACATCACGCAGCCAGGACCGGACCGTTTTGGCATCGAACTCTCGTTTTTGCACCAAGTCTGCAGCCATGTCCTGAAGCAGCTGCTGATAGGGATACAGCAGTGCGCGTGCGTGGTCCTCCGCGTGGTCGAGCTTCTCACGGAGGCGTTTGCGGTCGGGTTCTGCAAGTTGGGCTGGATCCTGCGGTCCAAACCAGCCGTTGCCGAAGGCGCCCAAACCTAGTTCAAAATCCATCGCCAGAGCCATCCGCGCTGCTTTCCCGAGGTCGGAGGTGGCGCCCCCGCCGGCCCCGGCAGAAACAGTATTGAAGACGAGCCGCTCCGCTGCCCGCCCGGCCAGGTGAACGTAGAGCTGACGGTCGAAATCTGTGTCCAGCCCCGCGTTCGGGGGAACATCCCGCTCGATTGTGCCGCCTGCGGCCGCCACCCGGACCTGGTTGACCGTCTCACCGAAGATCCAGGCGGCGATGGCGTGGCCAGACTCATGCACTGCGATGCGGTACAAGAGGTCTTGGTTCTCCTCCTGCGCCGTGACCCCGAGATGGCGGCGCAGAAGCTGCAGATCGAGCGGGCAGCCGCTGTGCCGGGCCTCACTGCGGGCAGAGCGCACCGCCGCGTCCACGTCGGCAGCGGTCTTTCCAATGCAGTCCCGTGCCAGCTGCTGCAAATCCTCCTCTTGGACCGCGTCCTGCAGCCGCTCAGCAAGGAGGTGCTGCAGCATCGCCATGCTTGGCAGCGGCATCTGGATCTTGATGTCAAACCGCCCGGCTCTCAGCACCGCGGGGTCTAGGTGCTCCGGGTGGTTGCAGGCACCAACCACCATGATCCCTTCCTCCCGGCTGATGCGGTCCATCTGCTCAAGGAACCCGGCGACCACCTGGCGCCTGTAGCTGGCACTGTTGTCGCCGGCACTGTCGCGGGAACCGATCGCGTCAATCTCATCCAAAAAAAGGATACAGGGCGCATTCTTCCGGGCTTCATCGAAGCTTCTTCGCATCGCGAGCAGCAGGTTGCCAAGATGCCCTGCGCTCTGCCATTCGGCGCAGCTGGTCTCAACGCAATTTACCCTAGCGCTCCGGCCCATTGTCCTTGCCAGATAACTTTTGCCGGTGCCTGGCAGGCCAAAAAGCAGCAAGGAGTGCGGGATCTCATTCCAGGCCACTCCGCCTTCGGCCCAGAGCCGCAGGTCCGCAACCAGTTGCCGGGCGGTGTCATAGGACCGGCCAATGCCTGTGATCTCTTCCCTCGGCGCGTGGGCTTCGGGTGGTGAAGCGGCAGCGGCAGCAAGCGCCTGGGACAGGCGTTGCGCCATCTTCTTCGCTGTGGGCGCACGCAGGGCGAACGAGAGTGCGGGGATGGAGAGCTCCTGCAACTGGCCGTTCCGGGGCAGCGCGGCACGGGCGGCGGCTTCATCAATGCGGCCTGTCCGGCTGTGGGTCTGACGCAGCAGGGCGATCAGAAAATCCGCGTCCACTTGCGGCACTGTCAGTTGATGACAGTGCTCCGCCACCAGCGGCGCGGGCAGTGCCATCTCATCCGGCAGGCAGATCCACAAAGGCTGGCTGTGCGCCAGACCCTTGATGATCAGATCCTGCAGCTCATCAATGTGTTGCTGTTCAATCGCACCATCGCGGGCACTGGGGACAGCGAGGGTCACGCGCTGAGGCAGCTGCACCTGCCGCCGGGCGTCATAGGCCTGCCAGCCCGGCGGCAGCAGGGCGTGGTTAAGGAGGTTTTCCACGCTTGAAAAACCGGAAGCAGGAACGTTGCGAAGGATCAGCACGGCGCCACGGGCAAGCTGCGCGTCCACTGCAGCCGGGGAGCCGAAGGCCGCGGCGATCCGCAGCAGCA containing:
- a CDS encoding AAA family ATPase, with product MNQSNHSPARPDWWQFAEDCARRYHLYHRELQQTRRKTLKEDAPDGRAGAGEPLVPPAPDHPHSLLQHLSEQPDARHLPPELWEALEQEGADPYACDNTGRWLPGTDLPADQLLLLLRIAAAFGSPAAVDAQLARGAVLILRNVPASGFSSVENLLNHALLPPGWQAYDARRQVQLPQRVTLAVPSARDGAIEQQHIDELQDLIIKGLAHSQPLWICLPDEMALPAPLVAEHCHQLTVPQVDADFLIALLRQTHSRTGRIDEAAARAALPRNGQLQELSIPALSFALRAPTAKKMAQRLSQALAAAAASPPEAHAPREEITGIGRSYDTARQLVADLRLWAEGGVAWNEIPHSLLLFGLPGTGKSYLARTMGRSARVNCVETSCAEWQSAGHLGNLLLAMRRSFDEARKNAPCILFLDEIDAIGSRDSAGDNSASYRRQVVAGFLEQMDRISREEGIMVVGACNHPEHLDPAVLRAGRFDIKIQMPLPSMAMLQHLLAERLQDAVQEEDLQQLARDCIGKTAADVDAAVRSARSEARHSGCPLDLQLLRRHLGVTAQEENQDLLYRIAVHESGHAIAAWIFGETVNQVRVAAAGGTIERDVPPNAGLDTDFDRQLYVHLAGRAAERLVFNTVSAGAGGGATSDLGKAARMALAMDFELGLGAFGNGWFGPQDPAQLAEPDRKRLREKLDHAEDHARALLYPYQQLLQDMAADLVQKREFDAKTVRSWLRDVPRKNGPEQVLDQ
- a CDS encoding recombinase family protein, which codes for MSQPRLRAAIYARYSTDLQRDASVEDQIRDCTDYAKAQGLEVVATYSDRAISGASLMRSGMQALLRDARGGTFDVVISEALDRLSRNQADIAHIYQEFCFNGLPIETVADGLISEIHIGLKGTMNALQLKDIAMKTHRGLKGRALEGKSAGGKAYGYRMKPQLTSCGEVIRGEREINPEEAKIVRRIFQDYASGLSPKKIAEALNKERVPAPSGRHWGASTIHGNRQRGTGILNNELYIGRQVWNRLRYVKDPQTGKRISRLNPESEWTVTNVPQLRIVEQDLWDAVRARQGELKTTGTNVPVWDRRRPKTLFSGLMACGCCGGGFAKISKDSFGCSPARNKGTAVCSNKRTIKQADLEARVLYALANHLMDPDAVQVFCEEYTAERNRLKAAAAGNRKEKEQALARAKRDHQKLVDAIIAGIPADQVKDRMIELDARRQQLERELEQTPAPDTVVFHPSMAEAYRERVRRLIKGLGSAAGMEEAKEALRSLVERIVLTPAAEGSGLDLTLEGDLAGLLRLAAGAQGPDTKKAPGGAPEAFDMSCELVLVAGAGFEPATFRL